In Pseudoalteromonas marina, a genomic segment contains:
- a CDS encoding amidohydrolase produces MNKFAPSLLAVGLAAALVGCQENGPQDDKITINKNPYPSTYTPISTTSTLITNATVLTGTGERLDDADVLLVDGKVQQVGKDLAVKADTTIDAQGKWVTPGIIDVHSHLGAYPNPSVESHQDGNEMTSPNTAEVWVEHSVWPQDPGFNRAREGGITSLQILPGSANLFGGRGVTLKNVPAHTMQGMKFPDAPYGLKMACGENPKRVYGRKGVLPSTRMGNMAGYRTAWIGAQEYKRAWDKYDAEYAEGKNPEAPNRDIKYDTLRGVLEGEVMIHNHCYKAEEMAMMIDLSKEFNYHAGTFHHGIEAYKIADLLADNGSCAALWPDWWGFKMEAYDMVQENVAIVDAVKNSCAVVHSDSDTTIQRLNQEAAKVMYRANENGFDISEEHAIKWITTNAAKSLGIDDKTGSLEAGKQGDVVIWNQSPFSVYAKAEQVFVDGAKVYDRNDSTYQATSDFMLGQK; encoded by the coding sequence ATGAATAAATTTGCTCCCTCTTTATTAGCAGTTGGCTTAGCCGCTGCACTTGTAGGTTGCCAAGAAAATGGCCCGCAAGATGATAAAATTACTATTAACAAAAACCCATACCCAAGTACTTACACGCCAATCTCTACAACAAGCACACTCATCACAAACGCGACTGTTCTTACAGGGACTGGCGAACGCCTAGATGACGCTGATGTACTATTGGTCGATGGTAAAGTACAGCAAGTAGGTAAAGACTTAGCTGTAAAAGCAGACACAACTATTGATGCACAAGGTAAATGGGTAACACCAGGTATTATTGATGTTCATTCACATTTGGGTGCCTATCCAAACCCATCGGTAGAATCACATCAAGATGGTAACGAAATGACCAGCCCAAATACGGCCGAAGTGTGGGTAGAGCACTCTGTTTGGCCGCAAGATCCAGGATTTAACCGTGCGCGCGAAGGCGGTATTACGTCTCTTCAAATTTTACCAGGCTCTGCTAATTTATTTGGCGGACGTGGTGTAACACTTAAAAACGTGCCTGCGCATACAATGCAAGGGATGAAATTTCCTGATGCACCGTATGGATTAAAAATGGCATGTGGTGAAAACCCAAAACGCGTATATGGTCGTAAAGGCGTATTGCCTTCAACACGTATGGGTAATATGGCTGGTTACCGCACTGCGTGGATTGGCGCGCAAGAATATAAGCGAGCATGGGATAAGTACGATGCAGAATACGCAGAAGGTAAAAACCCTGAAGCCCCGAATCGCGATATAAAGTACGATACATTACGCGGCGTTCTTGAAGGCGAAGTAATGATCCACAATCATTGTTATAAAGCTGAAGAAATGGCGATGATGATTGATCTTTCTAAAGAATTTAATTATCACGCGGGTACGTTCCATCACGGTATTGAAGCATACAAAATTGCAGATTTGTTAGCCGACAATGGCTCGTGTGCTGCATTGTGGCCAGACTGGTGGGGCTTTAAAATGGAAGCCTACGACATGGTTCAAGAAAACGTTGCCATTGTTGATGCGGTTAAAAACTCGTGCGCCGTTGTTCACTCAGATTCAGACACAACCATTCAACGCTTAAACCAAGAAGCGGCTAAAGTAATGTACCGTGCTAATGAAAATGGCTTTGATATTTCAGAAGAGCATGCAATTAAGTGGATCACCACTAACGCAGCAAAATCATTAGGTATTGACGATAAAACAGGCTCGCTAGAGGCAGGTAAACAAGGCGATGTGGTTATTTGGAACCAAAGCCCGTTTAGCGTTTACGCAAAAGCTGAGCAAGTTTTTGTTGATGGTGCAAAAGTTTATGATAGAAACGATAGCACTTATCAGGCAACCAGTGATTTTATGTTAGGTCAAAAATAA
- a CDS encoding amidohydrolase family protein, producing the protein MKNLSRSFSLSLVAAGLLASGAVNAQSLAIINATIHTSTEQGVLKGASIVMDNGKITAINPAEVSADEIIDANGKIVTPGFIASNNQLGLVEVGAVAGSRDAGDDKAGIDFDVSLAYNAHSSLIPYARKGGVTRDVITPYGGDSIFAGLASVVDLSGSLDSDVQKQAALVVHLGERRKGSRAFTLQTLINKLDAHQTKLSKKDKKDDDKPSTEDKVMAKVLSGDMPLVISVSRAADIIELIKVKEQFGVNLVLSGAQDAVVVKEHIAKANIPVIISAMDNLPGSFDSLHANLNNAGLLEKAGVKVLLTVGGDASHNIYQLRYDAGNAVSYGMSQQGALKAVTSNVADVFGINAGSIEVGKAADVVMWTNDPFEISSNVSRMFINGTEVSTQSRQDKLRDRYTTDSNMPRAYTK; encoded by the coding sequence ATGAAAAATTTATCACGTTCGTTTTCGCTATCTTTGGTTGCTGCCGGATTACTAGCCTCTGGTGCTGTAAACGCACAGTCATTGGCTATTATTAATGCAACTATCCATACATCAACAGAGCAAGGCGTATTAAAAGGCGCAAGCATTGTTATGGATAACGGGAAAATTACAGCTATTAACCCGGCAGAAGTAAGTGCTGATGAAATTATTGATGCCAATGGTAAAATTGTTACTCCTGGTTTTATTGCAAGCAATAACCAACTTGGTTTAGTTGAAGTGGGTGCGGTTGCAGGCTCTCGCGATGCGGGTGACGACAAAGCGGGTATAGATTTTGATGTGAGCCTTGCATATAACGCACATTCAAGCTTAATACCCTATGCACGTAAAGGCGGCGTTACACGAGATGTAATTACCCCTTATGGCGGCGATAGTATTTTTGCAGGTTTGGCTAGTGTGGTTGATTTAAGCGGTAGCCTTGACAGTGACGTTCAAAAACAAGCAGCGTTAGTTGTGCATTTAGGTGAGCGAAGAAAAGGCTCGCGTGCTTTTACACTGCAAACATTAATTAATAAGCTTGATGCTCATCAAACTAAATTAAGCAAAAAAGATAAAAAAGACGACGATAAACCAAGTACTGAAGACAAAGTAATGGCTAAAGTACTTTCTGGCGACATGCCATTGGTTATAAGCGTTTCGCGTGCTGCTGATATTATTGAGCTTATTAAAGTGAAAGAGCAATTTGGTGTTAACTTAGTACTAAGTGGAGCACAAGATGCCGTTGTTGTTAAAGAGCATATTGCTAAAGCTAATATCCCAGTAATTATTAGCGCTATGGACAACTTACCAGGAAGCTTCGATTCTTTACACGCTAATTTAAATAATGCAGGTTTACTTGAAAAAGCCGGTGTTAAAGTACTTTTAACGGTTGGTGGAGATGCAAGTCACAATATTTATCAGCTTCGCTATGACGCAGGTAACGCTGTATCTTATGGCATGAGCCAACAAGGTGCACTGAAAGCTGTTACATCAAATGTTGCTGACGTATTCGGTATTAATGCGGGCAGTATTGAGGTGGGTAAAGCCGCTGATGTAGTGATGTGGACTAATGATCCGTTTGAAATAAGCAGTAACGTAAGTCGTATGTTTATTAATGGCACTGAGGTGTCTACACAGTCTCGCCAAGATAAATTACGTGACCGTTATACTACTGATTCAAACATGCCAAGAGCTTACACTAAGTAA
- a CDS encoding NADP-dependent isocitrate dehydrogenase produces the protein MTSKIIYTKTDEAPALATYSLLPIIQAYTNAAGVEVETRDISLAGRVIASFPDYLTEEQRIGDALAELGELAKTPEANIIKLPNISASVPQLRAVIKELQAKGYALPDYPVEPKNDEEKAIQAAYDKVKGSAVNPVLREGNSDRRAPGSVKEYARNNPHSMGAWSKDSASYVASMSEGDFFGSEQSTTIEEATDVRIEHVATNGDTTVLKQSTPLLAGEVIDASRISAAKLQAFLAAEIDAAKEKGVLFSLHMKATMMKVSDPIIFGHAVKVFYKDVFAKHGELFEELGVDVNNGLGDVYSKIQTLDDAKRAEIEADIQAVYADRPAIAMVDSDRGITNLHVPSDVIIDASMPAAIRSSGQMWNNDGKLQDTSFVIPDRCYSGVYQATIDFCKEHGAFDPTTMGSVPNVGLMAQKAEEYGSHDKTFEAKAAGTIRVVDTAGNTLLEHSVEQGDIWRMCQVKDAPIQDWVKLAVNRARATGVPAIFWLDENRAHDAQLIKKVNKYLPDHDTAGLDIQILAPLEATLFSLGRIKEGKDTISVTGNVLRDYLTDLFPILELGTSAKMLSIVPLMNGGGLFETGAGGSAPKHVQQFEKENHLRWDSLGEFLALAASLEHLSVTTGNNKAQVLADTLDKATGTFLAENKSPSRKVKEIDNRGSHFFLSLFWAQELAKQNDDSELKAQFTQIASDLEANKDAIVNELNDAQGPAVELGGYFQPNDAAAFEAMRPSTTFNDILAKLV, from the coding sequence ATGACATCAAAAATTATCTATACAAAAACGGACGAAGCTCCGGCACTAGCAACTTACTCGTTGCTACCGATCATCCAAGCATATACAAATGCAGCAGGTGTTGAAGTTGAAACTCGCGATATCTCATTAGCAGGTCGTGTAATTGCTAGCTTCCCTGATTATTTAACAGAAGAACAACGTATTGGTGATGCACTTGCTGAACTAGGTGAGCTTGCAAAAACACCTGAAGCTAATATCATCAAACTTCCAAACATTAGTGCTTCAGTTCCACAGTTACGCGCTGTAATAAAAGAGCTTCAAGCAAAAGGCTATGCCCTTCCAGATTACCCTGTTGAGCCTAAAAACGACGAAGAAAAAGCAATTCAAGCTGCATACGACAAAGTTAAAGGTAGTGCGGTAAACCCTGTATTACGTGAAGGTAACTCTGACCGCCGTGCACCTGGCTCTGTAAAAGAGTACGCACGCAATAACCCACATTCAATGGGCGCGTGGAGCAAAGACTCTGCCTCTTACGTTGCAAGCATGAGCGAAGGCGATTTCTTTGGTTCAGAGCAATCAACAACTATCGAAGAAGCAACTGACGTACGCATCGAGCATGTTGCTACAAACGGTGATACAACTGTTCTTAAACAAAGCACACCACTACTAGCTGGTGAAGTAATTGATGCTTCACGCATAAGTGCTGCTAAGCTACAGGCTTTTTTAGCTGCTGAAATTGATGCTGCTAAAGAAAAAGGCGTTTTATTCTCGCTTCACATGAAAGCGACAATGATGAAAGTGTCTGACCCAATCATATTTGGTCACGCTGTTAAAGTATTCTATAAAGACGTATTTGCAAAACACGGTGAGCTTTTTGAAGAGCTAGGTGTTGATGTTAATAACGGTTTAGGTGATGTTTACTCTAAAATTCAAACATTAGACGATGCTAAACGCGCTGAAATTGAAGCCGATATTCAAGCTGTATATGCTGACCGCCCTGCTATTGCTATGGTTGATTCTGACCGTGGTATCACAAACTTACACGTGCCAAGTGATGTGATCATCGATGCATCTATGCCTGCTGCAATTCGTTCAAGCGGTCAAATGTGGAACAATGACGGTAAATTACAAGACACAAGTTTTGTAATTCCTGATCGTTGTTACTCTGGCGTTTATCAAGCAACTATTGATTTTTGTAAAGAACACGGTGCGTTTGATCCAACGACAATGGGTAGCGTTCCAAACGTTGGCCTTATGGCTCAAAAAGCAGAAGAATACGGTTCACACGACAAGACGTTCGAAGCAAAAGCAGCGGGTACTATTCGTGTAGTTGATACAGCAGGTAATACGCTACTTGAGCACAGTGTTGAGCAAGGCGATATCTGGCGTATGTGTCAGGTTAAAGATGCACCAATCCAAGATTGGGTTAAACTTGCTGTTAACCGTGCACGTGCTACTGGCGTTCCTGCTATTTTTTGGTTAGACGAAAATCGTGCACACGATGCTCAGCTAATCAAAAAAGTAAATAAATACCTACCAGATCACGACACAGCTGGCCTAGATATTCAAATTTTAGCCCCACTTGAAGCCACTTTATTCTCTTTAGGTCGCATTAAAGAAGGTAAAGATACTATTTCTGTAACAGGTAACGTACTACGTGATTACCTAACAGATTTGTTCCCAATTTTAGAGCTGGGCACAAGTGCTAAAATGCTTTCAATTGTTCCACTTATGAACGGTGGTGGCTTATTTGAAACTGGCGCAGGTGGTTCTGCACCTAAGCACGTTCAGCAGTTTGAAAAAGAAAACCACTTACGTTGGGATTCTTTAGGTGAGTTTTTAGCACTTGCAGCATCACTAGAGCATTTAAGTGTAACTACGGGTAACAACAAGGCTCAAGTACTTGCAGATACGCTTGATAAAGCAACGGGTACTTTCCTTGCTGAAAACAAATCGCCTTCACGTAAAGTTAAAGAAATTGATAACCGTGGTTCTCATTTCTTCTTATCTTTATTTTGGGCTCAAGAACTTGCTAAGCAAAATGATGATAGCGAACTTAAAGCACAGTTCACTCAAATTGCGAGCGATTTAGAAGCAAATAAAGACGCGATCGTAAACGAATTAAACGATGCTCAAGGCCCTGCTGTTGAATTAGGTGGTTACTTCCAGCCTAATGACGCAGCCGCTTTTGAAGCAATGCGTCCAAGCACTACATTTAACGATATCCTTGCTAAATTAGTGTAA
- the cspD gene encoding cold shock domain-containing protein CspD, with protein sequence MACGKVKWFNNAKGFGFIVEDGCENDIFAHYSTIVMDGYKTLKAGQDVTFELEQGPKGLHAKNIALDGDILE encoded by the coding sequence ATGGCTTGTGGTAAAGTTAAATGGTTTAACAATGCTAAAGGTTTTGGTTTCATCGTTGAAGACGGCTGCGAGAATGATATTTTCGCCCATTACTCTACAATTGTAATGGACGGTTATAAAACGCTTAAAGCTGGACAAGATGTAACATTCGAATTAGAACAAGGCCCCAAGGGCTTGCACGCTAAAAATATTGCCTTAGACGGCGACATTTTAGAGTGA
- the clpS gene encoding ATP-dependent Clp protease adapter ClpS, which translates to MKDSGVIDTVRDSEKQKLQPPRKYKVVLNNDDYTPMDFVIEVLTTFFNMDSDRATDVMLQVHEKGKGICGVYSADVAYTKVEQVNRYSRDNEHPLLCSCEQE; encoded by the coding sequence ATGAAAGATTCAGGTGTTATCGATACAGTTCGCGACAGTGAAAAGCAAAAGCTACAGCCGCCGCGAAAATACAAAGTTGTTTTAAATAATGACGATTACACGCCGATGGACTTTGTAATAGAAGTTTTAACGACGTTTTTTAATATGGATAGCGATAGAGCAACCGACGTGATGCTTCAAGTTCACGAAAAAGGTAAAGGCATTTGTGGCGTTTACAGCGCTGATGTAGCTTATACCAAAGTTGAACAAGTTAACCGCTACTCGCGTGATAACGAGCATCCGCTGCTTTGTAGTTGTGAGCAGGAATAA
- the clpA gene encoding ATP-dependent Clp protease ATP-binding subunit ClpA, which translates to MLNKDLELTLNAAFREARTRRHEFMTVEHLLLALLDNPSASEALNACGVNISGLKYELLEFIDETTPVIPDLEEERETQPTLGFQRVLQRAVFHVQSSGKNEVTGVNVLVAIFSEQESQAVYLLKKNDVSRLDIVNFISHGISKTDDDLGDDTDDINEEVQEVQNEEVSKLDSFTTNLNAQARDGNIDPLIGRDSEVERAVQVLCRRKKNNPLLVGEAGVGKTAIAEGLAYRIVNEQVPEVIADAVVYSLDMGALLAGTKYRGDFEKRFKSLLKELQAKPGSILFIDEIHTIIGAGAASGGVMDASNLLKPLLSSGKLRCMGSTTYNEYKNIFEKDRALVRRFQKIDVLEPSVADTTKILNGLKDRYEEHHGIRYTQKALKAAAELSAKYINERHLPDKAIDVIDEAGANQRLQPSSKRKKTIGVSDIEMIISKMARIPPQNVSSSDKETLKNIDRNLKMLVFGQDQSIDALTSAIRLSRSGLTSEEKPVGSFLFAGPTGVGKTEVTKQLAKCMGVEFIRFDMSEYVERHAISRLIGAPPGYVGFEQGGLLTEAVIKNPHAVVLLDEIEKAHPDIYNILLQVMDHGTLTDNNGRKADFRNVVLVMTTNAGVQETTRKSIGFSEQDHTHDAMGEINKTFSPEFRNRLDNIIWFNHLEREVILLVVDKFIVELQAQLDKKSVNFELTSKAREWLAEKGYDKAMGARPMARVIQEELKKPLANEILFGKLADGGTVKVSVKDKKIRFDYESSLTPA; encoded by the coding sequence ATGCTAAACAAAGACTTAGAACTTACATTAAATGCCGCGTTTCGTGAAGCGCGCACTCGCCGTCATGAGTTTATGACTGTCGAGCACCTTTTACTTGCGCTATTAGATAACCCTTCTGCTTCAGAAGCGCTAAATGCGTGTGGTGTTAACATTTCAGGCTTAAAATACGAACTGCTTGAATTTATTGATGAAACAACACCGGTTATCCCCGATTTAGAGGAAGAGCGTGAAACACAACCTACGCTTGGTTTTCAACGAGTACTACAGCGTGCGGTGTTTCATGTTCAATCATCAGGTAAAAACGAAGTTACCGGCGTAAATGTGTTGGTTGCTATTTTTTCTGAGCAAGAAAGCCAAGCCGTTTATCTGCTTAAGAAAAATGATGTTTCGCGCTTAGACATTGTTAATTTTATTTCTCATGGGATTTCAAAAACCGATGATGATTTAGGCGACGATACGGACGACATAAACGAAGAAGTGCAAGAAGTTCAAAATGAAGAGGTCAGCAAGCTAGACAGCTTCACTACTAACTTAAATGCGCAAGCACGCGATGGTAATATTGATCCATTGATTGGCCGTGACAGTGAAGTTGAACGTGCGGTACAAGTGTTGTGTCGTCGTAAAAAGAATAACCCATTGCTTGTAGGTGAAGCGGGAGTGGGTAAAACAGCAATTGCTGAAGGGTTAGCTTATCGTATTGTTAACGAGCAAGTTCCTGAAGTGATTGCAGATGCAGTGGTTTACTCGTTAGACATGGGCGCATTACTTGCTGGTACAAAATACCGTGGCGATTTTGAAAAACGTTTTAAAAGTTTATTAAAAGAGCTACAAGCAAAACCAGGCTCTATTTTATTTATTGATGAAATTCACACCATCATTGGGGCAGGCGCTGCGTCAGGTGGCGTTATGGATGCCTCTAACTTACTTAAGCCATTACTTTCAAGTGGTAAGCTCCGTTGTATGGGGTCAACTACTTACAATGAGTATAAAAATATTTTTGAAAAAGACCGTGCATTAGTTCGTCGTTTTCAAAAAATTGATGTACTTGAGCCAAGTGTTGCCGATACCACTAAAATTCTGAATGGCCTGAAAGATCGTTATGAAGAACACCATGGTATTCGTTACACACAAAAAGCGTTAAAAGCTGCGGCTGAGCTGAGTGCTAAGTACATTAACGAGCGTCACTTACCTGATAAAGCCATTGACGTAATAGATGAAGCCGGTGCAAACCAGCGTTTGCAGCCAAGCTCTAAACGTAAAAAAACCATTGGTGTATCAGACATTGAAATGATCATATCCAAAATGGCGCGCATTCCACCACAAAATGTATCGTCATCGGACAAAGAAACGCTTAAAAATATTGATCGTAATCTTAAAATGTTGGTGTTTGGTCAAGATCAGTCAATTGATGCACTTACATCGGCAATCCGTTTGTCACGTTCAGGGCTAACAAGTGAAGAAAAACCAGTGGGTTCTTTCTTATTCGCTGGTCCAACCGGTGTTGGTAAAACAGAGGTAACTAAGCAGCTTGCAAAGTGCATGGGTGTTGAGTTTATTCGTTTTGATATGTCGGAATATGTTGAGCGTCATGCAATTAGCCGCTTAATTGGTGCACCGCCAGGTTATGTTGGTTTTGAGCAGGGCGGTTTGCTAACCGAGGCTGTTATTAAGAACCCTCATGCGGTGGTTTTACTCGATGAGATTGAAAAAGCGCATCCAGACATTTACAACATTTTATTGCAGGTAATGGATCACGGTACATTAACCGACAACAATGGCCGTAAAGCTGACTTTAGAAATGTTGTGCTGGTAATGACCACTAATGCCGGCGTGCAAGAAACAACTCGCAAGTCAATTGGCTTTAGTGAGCAGGATCATACACACGATGCAATGGGTGAAATTAACAAAACATTTTCACCAGAGTTTAGAAACCGCTTAGATAACATTATTTGGTTTAACCATCTTGAGCGTGAAGTTATTTTGTTGGTGGTTGATAAATTTATTGTTGAACTGCAGGCACAGCTTGATAAGAAGTCGGTTAATTTTGAATTGACCTCTAAGGCACGTGAATGGTTAGCTGAAAAAGGCTACGATAAAGCGATGGGTGCACGCCCAATGGCGCGTGTTATTCAAGAAGAGCTCAAAAAGCCACTCGCAAACGAAATACTGTTTGGTAAGTTGGCTGATGGCGGCACAGTGAAGGTGTCGGTAAAAGATAAGAAAATCCGTTTTGATTACGAAAGTAGTTTAACACCAGCATAA
- the infA gene encoding translation initiation factor IF-1, whose amino-acid sequence MAKEDVIEMQGTVLDTLPNTMFRVELENGHVVVAHISGKMRKNYIRILTGDKVTVEMTPYDLSKGRIVFRAR is encoded by the coding sequence ATGGCGAAAGAAGACGTAATCGAAATGCAAGGGACTGTCCTTGATACTTTACCAAATACAATGTTCCGAGTTGAGCTAGAAAATGGTCACGTAGTTGTGGCTCATATTTCAGGTAAAATGCGCAAAAACTATATCCGTATTTTAACCGGCGATAAAGTAACGGTAGAAATGACTCCTTACGATTTATCGAAAGGTCGTATCGTATTCCGTGCTCGCTAA
- a CDS encoding arginyltransferase: MNENLTARVGLSQEFACSYLPNRREQLLVILDPTYYCSEKFESLLAVGFRRSGNQIYRPHCPVCSACNSVRVLAQEFMPSKSQKRKLNKAKTQFTVTYSTSERAGYYPLYSKYITMRHQDGSMYPPQPEQFQSFLFCSWLEITFIELWHQDTLVGVAVTDCMDNAISAIYTFFDPDFEHYSLGSIMILEQLKFAKAQNKQFVYLGYQIDECTKMKYKTQFLPAQKQLNDEWVAI, translated from the coding sequence ATGAATGAAAACCTAACAGCCCGTGTTGGTTTAAGCCAAGAATTTGCGTGTAGTTATCTGCCCAACAGGCGCGAGCAACTATTAGTCATATTAGATCCCACTTATTATTGCTCAGAAAAGTTCGAATCTTTGTTAGCAGTCGGCTTTAGGCGCAGTGGTAACCAAATATACCGCCCTCACTGCCCCGTTTGCAGTGCATGTAACTCTGTTCGTGTTTTAGCGCAAGAATTTATGCCATCAAAATCACAAAAACGTAAACTAAACAAAGCAAAAACACAGTTTACGGTCACTTACTCTACTAGCGAACGAGCAGGGTATTATCCGCTGTACAGTAAATATATAACTATGCGCCATCAAGACGGCAGCATGTATCCACCACAGCCTGAACAATTTCAAAGCTTTTTATTTTGCAGTTGGCTTGAAATTACGTTTATCGAACTTTGGCATCAAGACACTTTAGTAGGTGTAGCTGTAACCGATTGTATGGACAACGCTATTTCTGCTATTTACACGTTTTTTGACCCTGACTTTGAGCACTATAGCCTAGGGTCAATTATGATATTAGAGCAGCTAAAATTTGCTAAAGCGCAAAATAAACAATTTGTGTATTTGGGCTATCAAATTGATGAGTGCACCAAAATGAAGTATAAAACTCAGTTTTTACCCGCACAAAAACAGCTTAATGATGAGTGGGTGGCTATTTAA
- the aat gene encoding leucyl/phenylalanyl-tRNA--protein transferase — protein MTNQLYQLSDTDIAFPNPEYALVSPDGLLAVGGDLSLARLCNAYSNGIFPWFSDNEPIMWWSPSERGIVELNEFHVSKSLRKHLKKYPVTVTVNNAFVEVIEACRDQRIDTDGTWITTDMLSAYINAHHAGVAHSLEVWRNGELAAGLYGIMQNGVFCGESMFHHQTNCSKLAMWALVNWLKNHDAHFIDCQLENPYLMSLGAKVIPRTDFLAKLNTALTYKVNPTMWEPQELIAIYE, from the coding sequence ATGACAAACCAGCTATACCAACTAAGTGATACAGATATAGCATTTCCCAATCCAGAATATGCATTAGTTTCTCCAGACGGCCTACTAGCTGTGGGTGGTGACTTGAGCCTAGCTCGCCTTTGCAATGCTTATAGTAATGGTATATTTCCTTGGTTTAGCGATAACGAACCTATTATGTGGTGGTCACCAAGTGAACGTGGCATTGTGGAGTTAAATGAGTTTCATGTTAGTAAAAGTTTACGTAAGCACCTAAAAAAATACCCCGTAACAGTGACAGTTAATAACGCCTTTGTTGAAGTTATTGAAGCATGCCGTGACCAACGCATTGATACCGACGGTACTTGGATCACTACTGATATGCTTAGTGCTTACATAAATGCTCATCATGCAGGCGTAGCGCATAGCTTAGAGGTGTGGCGCAACGGAGAGCTTGCAGCTGGGCTGTATGGAATTATGCAAAATGGTGTGTTTTGTGGCGAATCGATGTTTCATCATCAAACTAATTGTTCTAAATTAGCTATGTGGGCGCTTGTGAATTGGTTAAAAAACCATGACGCTCATTTTATTGATTGCCAACTCGAAAACCCATATTTGATGAGTTTGGGAGCAAAAGTTATTCCTCGAACTGATTTTTTAGCTAAACTTAACACTGCACTTACCTATAAAGTTAATCCTACTATGTGGGAACCACAGGAACTTATTGCAATCTATGAATGA
- the trxB gene encoding thioredoxin-disulfide reductase: MTEAKHSKLLILGSGPAGYTAAVYAARANLNPVLITGMQQGGQLTTTTEVENWPGDAHGLTGPALMDRMKEHAERFETEIVFDHINKVDVSKRPFTLTGDQGTYTCDALIIATGASAKYLGLESETNFQGRGVSACATCDGFFYKGQKVAVVGGGNTAVEEALYLSNIADEVHVIHRRDSFRSEKILADRLTEKAANGNVVMHYNRTLDEVLGDQMGVTGIRIKDVASDATEDLDLAGVFIAIGHKPNTDMFEGQLEMKDGYLVVESGLNGNATQTSVPGVFAAGDVSDHIYRQAITSAGTGCMAALDAERYLDNL, from the coding sequence ATGACTGAAGCAAAACATAGTAAGCTACTAATTTTAGGCTCTGGCCCAGCTGGTTACACGGCGGCAGTGTATGCAGCCCGTGCAAATTTAAACCCTGTTTTAATTACAGGTATGCAACAAGGTGGTCAATTAACTACTACCACTGAAGTTGAAAACTGGCCGGGTGATGCACACGGTTTAACAGGCCCTGCACTTATGGACCGCATGAAAGAGCATGCTGAACGATTTGAAACCGAAATTGTGTTTGACCACATAAACAAAGTTGATGTTTCTAAACGCCCTTTCACACTAACTGGCGATCAAGGTACATACACATGTGATGCACTTATTATTGCTACAGGCGCATCTGCAAAATACTTAGGCTTAGAGTCTGAAACAAACTTCCAAGGTCGTGGTGTATCGGCGTGTGCAACATGTGATGGCTTTTTCTATAAAGGCCAAAAAGTAGCAGTAGTTGGTGGTGGTAATACCGCAGTTGAAGAAGCACTATACTTATCTAACATTGCTGATGAAGTCCATGTAATTCACCGTCGTGACAGTTTCCGTAGTGAAAAAATTCTTGCTGATCGTCTTACTGAAAAAGCGGCAAACGGCAACGTGGTAATGCACTACAACCGTACACTAGACGAAGTTTTGGGCGACCAAATGGGTGTAACAGGCATTCGCATTAAAGATGTAGCATCTGATGCTACTGAAGATTTAGATTTGGCGGGTGTGTTTATTGCAATTGGCCACAAACCAAACACAGATATGTTTGAAGGCCAGCTAGAAATGAAAGACGGCTACCTAGTTGTTGAGTCAGGTCTTAACGGTAACGCAACGCAAACAAGCGTACCAGGTGTTTTTGCTGCAGGTGACGTGTCTGACCATATTTACCGCCAAGCGATTACATCTGCTGGAACAGGCTGTATGGCTGCCCTTGATGCAGAGCGCTATTTAGACAACCTATAA